The following is a genomic window from Thermodesulforhabdaceae bacterium.
AGTAAAACGACCACCAACCAGATGATTCCCCGAAGTATGACCTTCATACGTGGTTCCTTAGTCGAAGCTCAATAGGATGAGGGTTCAAGTAATACTGGCTTTCTAGATAAGAAGGTTTGTACTTTCTCACGTAATGATTTATCAGCGTAATTGGAACGATTAGAGGGACGTGGCCTGCTCGGTAGGCTTCTATAATTTCTATCATTTCCTGTTTTTCATCGGGTGTTAGGTTTTTCTTAAAGAAGCCCATACAATGGTAAAGAACATTTGAATGTTTTCTAGGAGTTGCCAGGAGTTTCATTCCTTTCCAGAGTAAATCTTCATATTCTTTGAGGACGGTTTTTCCGAAGGATCGGTCTGAGGATGAAGCTACTATGCGTCCCAGTTTACGGAGTATTTCCGGGCTATGAGCCATTAGAATGAGCTTATGACGTTCGTGAAATTCGATAAGGTTTTTTAAGCTGCGCCCCGAATTTGATACTTTTTGCCATCGGTGAAACACAAAGATTCGTTCTATAAAATTTTCTCGCAGCTTGGGATCGTTAAGCCTTCCTTCATCTTCCACGGGAATGTAGGGAAAGCAATCCATAAACATTCTGGCAAAAATACCGGATCCCTGCCCAACAACGGCTCCTGACTTATTGTAAATCTTCACTCTTTCAATACCACAACTTGGAGAGCGGCTTTTGAATATGAAACCGCAAAGGTTTTTTCCTTCGAGTTCAATAAGCTTACCTCGAGCCCATTCGACCATACGATTGGTAAAATCCTTTCGGGATTTATGAGGAACCAGTAGCGGCAGAGGTGAATTTTCTTCAAGCTTCATGGATTCTCGCGGCACTCCCATCCCGCATTCCACTTCGGGACATGCCGGCACATATTCCACAAATGCCCCAAGCATGTCCACAACGAAGGGATCACGTTGATGCGATCCATCATAACGAACCTTGTGCCCTAACAAGCAGGCACTAACGCCCAGTCTTATTTTTTCTTCTTCAACGGTTTTTGTTTCTGCCTTTAGATCAAGCTTCGCCATGGTTTCCTCAACTTCTTTCCGGCACCGTTGGTATAAGAAGTTTGTAATCACCTTCGTCTATTAAGTCATATTCTCTTCCGCCTACGCTGAAGTGATTTTCGTATCCGAAAGGCACATGTAGATCTTCTGTTACTGACATAGCTTCAAGAAGCCATCCGATCACGTGAGCATAATCTTCAAGTCTAGTAAGAAAATCGCCAGGGCGAATTTTTATCTCCTTTACATGAAAAAGATCCTTCAATCCTTTGGTAACAAAGGTTCCCATTTCTTCATCCCAGTTGACCTCCACTACCTGGGTGGGATCTTTGCTGTTCTGGATTCTTAAAATAATATTAGAGTTTTGCATGGTTTATTCTCCTTTATTTATGTTTTTGCCCAATTTTGATCCCACCCGCTACCCTTTTATTGCTCTTCGAAGGGGAGTAGTAAAGATGGATCGCAGAAAGATGGCGGATCAAAACCAAGCAATTGAAAACAGGTAGATGCTATATTAGTCAATCCAGGAGTTTTCACATCAGAGTTGAATTTAATAACCTGTTTTCCCTGTTTAATGCCCACCGGATCGTAAATAATGAACGGAACAGGATTCAAAGTATGGGCTGTTTTGGGTTTTGGCTTTCCTTCGTCGTTTAACTTTACTTTGCCAGTTTTTTTGTCAATCTCATACATTTCTTCAAGATTGCCATGATCGGCGGTTACTATGAGTATTCCGCTGGTTTCTTCTACGACAGGAATGATCCTTCCCAGGCATAAATCAACTGTCTCTCCAGCGATCAGTGCTGCTTGATAGACTCCAGTGTGTCCAACCATATCACCGTTAGCGTAGTTGACTCGGATGAAATCAAATGATCCTGATCGAATACCTTCAATGAGCTTATCGGTTACTTCCGCCGCCTTCATCCATGGTCTCTGTTCAAATGGCACTATGTCGGAAGGTATTTCGATATAAGTTTCAAGTTGCTCGTCGAACTTTCCCGAACGATTTCCATTCCAGAAGTAAGTAACGTGACCGAACTTTTGAGTCTCAGCAATTGCCATCTGACGAACACCTCTATGGCAAAGTAGTTCCCCCATTGTTTGTTCGATATGAGGTGGTTCCACCAGGTAGAGCTTAGGGATATGAAGATCTCCATCATATTCCATCATACCAGCATACATTACTTTTGGGTAAGGTTTGCGGTCGAATTTAGAAAAGTTTTCTTCTTCAAAGGCTCGAGATATTTCGATGGCTCGATCGCCCCTGAAGTTGAAAAACACCACTGAGTCGCCATCCTTAATAGGCCCTACCGGTTTCCCGCTTTCATCGACTATAACAAACGGCGGAAGATCCTGATCTATAACACCCGGTATTTCCTGACGATAGGTTTCAATTGCTTCTTGAGCAGATCGGAAGCCCCGACCTTCACCGGCAACATGAGTTTTCCACCCTAGATCTACCATGTTCCAGTTGGCTTCGTAACGGTCCATAGTAATAAACATTCGTCCCCCGCCGCTTGCTATCCTGTGGTCTCCCCCAG
Proteins encoded in this region:
- a CDS encoding DUF523 and DUF1722 domain-containing protein, translated to MAKLDLKAETKTVEEEKIRLGVSACLLGHKVRYDGSHQRDPFVVDMLGAFVEYVPACPEVECGMGVPRESMKLEENSPLPLLVPHKSRKDFTNRMVEWARGKLIELEGKNLCGFIFKSRSPSCGIERVKIYNKSGAVVGQGSGIFARMFMDCFPYIPVEDEGRLNDPKLRENFIERIFVFHRWQKVSNSGRSLKNLIEFHERHKLILMAHSPEILRKLGRIVASSSDRSFGKTVLKEYEDLLWKGMKLLATPRKHSNVLYHCMGFFKKNLTPDEKQEMIEIIEAYRAGHVPLIVPITLINHYVRKYKPSYLESQYYLNPHPIELRLRNHV
- the gpmI gene encoding 2,3-bisphosphoglycerate-independent phosphoglycerate mutase encodes the protein MSKRLRPGPLVMVIMDGIGYREAEEGNAFRNGFTPHFDFLWNNCPHILLKAHGTAVGLPSDGDMGNSEVGHNAIGAGRIYAQGARLVNEALESGRLFSGKGWRTIVEFCKSHNGTLHFIGLLSDGNVHSHIDHLKKMLEHAATQDGIKRIRIHTLLDGRDVGETSALEYVIPFEAFLADLRSRTGGDHRIASGGGRMFITMDRYEANWNMVDLGWKTHVAGEGRGFRSAQEAIETYRQEIPGVIDQDLPPFVIVDESGKPVGPIKDGDSVVFFNFRGDRAIEISRAFEEENFSKFDRKPYPKVMYAGMMEYDGDLHIPKLYLVEPPHIEQTMGELLCHRGVRQMAIAETQKFGHVTYFWNGNRSGKFDEQLETYIEIPSDIVPFEQRPWMKAAEVTDKLIEGIRSGSFDFIRVNYANGDMVGHTGVYQAALIAGETVDLCLGRIIPVVEETSGILIVTADHGNLEEMYEIDKKTGKVKLNDEGKPKPKTAHTLNPVPFIIYDPVGIKQGKQVIKFNSDVKTPGLTNIASTCFQLLGFDPPSFCDPSLLLPFEEQ